Proteins found in one Oncorhynchus mykiss isolate Arlee chromosome 3, USDA_OmykA_1.1, whole genome shotgun sequence genomic segment:
- the sp3a gene encoding transcription factor Sp3 isoform X4 — translation MTAPEQPVKQEEMAALDVDSSQSEFLQQDCGTGDQSSSLALLAATCSKIESASSDGGNGAAAAVLTGNPDRWEVLTPTTTRKEEPGAVHIQSRGIVTSNGQYVLPLQNLQSQPIFVTSGSDTSANTVPNIQYIQTADGQQLSFSTSSEDGATLSQDATGQIQILPDGTQTISVTGAGDILTNNQNLISQTGHVQQIQGVSIGSSTFNNQGQVVTNVPMGLPGNITFVPISSVDLDSLGLSGAQTIATGVTSDGQLIMTSQPVDNSESLEKTGDQHSQTLSVNDSNANADMYVPTSSAQLPEAMDETGVLTQAPEQTDPSGLQGYIQQNQVQNIQVSSGQSIIQLQQVPVQTSDGQLVQAAGGQTMQNVQLINPGTFIIQAQTVTASGQIQWQTFQVQGVQNLQNLQLSTNPAQQITLAPLQTLSLGQGEAQQIPNLQTVTVNSLVQAGIQYQQAEDTNSPGDVQIKEEPDSEDWQLGSDSTLNTSDLSHLRVRLEDEEDQLGEGGKRLRRVACTCPNCKEAGGRGSNMGKKKQHICHIPGCGKVYGKTSHLRAHLRWHSGERPFVCSWMYCGKRFTRSDELQRHRRTHTGEKKFVCPECSKRFMRSDHLAKHIKTHQNKKGVMNSVSNAVVGSMESAGSSDSIITAGGTTLILTNIQQGSSNSQDILANAEIPLQLVTIAAGEVLEMAESQ, via the exons ATGACTG CCCCAGAACAGCCAGTGAAACAAGAGGAAATGGCTGCCTTGGACGTGGACAGCAGTCAAAGCGAGTTTCTGCAGCAAGACTGTGGCACAGGAGATCAG TCGTCATCGCTCGCTCTGCTGGCAGCTACCTGCAGCAAGATCGAGTCGGCATCATCAGATGGGGGTAACGGTGCTGCCGCTGCAGTG TTAACAGGGAACCCAGATAGATGGGAGGTTTTGACCCCCACAACAACACGGAAGGAGGAACCTGGCGCGGTCCATATCCAGAGTCGGGGGATCGTGACATCAAACGGACAGTATGTTCTTCCTCTCCAGAACCTTCAGAGCCAACCGATCTTTGTGACATCAGGAAGCGACACCTCCGCCAACACAGTGCCTAACATTCAGTACATTCAGACAGCTGATGGACAGCAACTGAGCTTCTCCACCTCCAGTGAGGACGGGGCCACTCTGAGCCAAGATGCCACAGGGCAGATCCAGATCTTGCCTGACGGAACTCAGACTATAAGTGTGACTGGGGCCGGAGACATCCTTACTAATAACCAGAACCTCATATCACAGACTGGTCATGTCCAGCAGATCCAGGGTGTTTCTATCGGCAGCTCCACCTTTAACAACCAGGGTCAGGTTGTCACTAATGTGCCTATGGGGTTGCCAGGGAACATCACCTTTGTCCCCATTAGCAGTGTGGACTTGGACTCCCTGGGCCTCTCTGGTGCTCAGACTATAGCAACAGGGGTCACTTCTGATGGCCAGCTCATCATGACCAGTCAGCCTGTGGACAACTCTGAGAGTTTGGAGAAGACAGGTGACCAGCACTCGCAAACACTGTCTGTAAATGACTCAAATGCTAATGCAGACATGTATGTGCCAACGTCCTCCGCCCAGCTGCCTGAGGCCATGGATGAGACGGGTGTTCTAACCCAAGCCCCAGAGCAGACAGACCCCTCTGGTCTCCAGGGCTACATTCAGCAGAACCAGGTCCAGAACATCCAGGTGTCCTCAGGCCAGTCCATCATCCAGCTGCAACAGGTGCCAGTCCAGACCAGTGATGGTCAGCTGGTGCAGGCAGCAGGGGGACAGACCATGCAGAACGTTCAGCTCATCAACCCAGGGACCTTCATCATCCAGGCCCAGACCGTCACGGCCTCAGGGCAGATCCAGTGGCAGACCTTTCAGGTGCAGGGGGTCCAGAACCTCCAGAACCTCCAGCTGTCCACCAACCCAGCCCAGCAGATCACACTGGCCCCATTGCAAACCCTGTCTCTGGGCCAGGGAGAAGCGCAACAGATCCCCAACCTGCAGACTGTGACTGTCAACTCTTTGGTCCAGGCAGGCATTCAGTACCAGCAGGCAGAGGACACCAACAGCCCTGGAG ACGTCCAGATAAAGGAGGAGCCGGACTCCGAGGACTGGCAGCTGGGCAGTGACTCCACTCTGAACACCAGTGACCTTTCCCACCTGCGGGTCAGGCTAGAGGACGAGGAGGACCAACTCGGCGAGGGGGGCAAGCGGCTACGCAGGGTGGCCTGCACCTGCCCCAATTGCAAAGAGGCTGGGGGGAG AGGATCCAACATGGGAAAGAAGAAGCAACACATCTGTCACATTCCGGGCTGTGGGAAGGTGTACGGGAAGACATCCCACCTGCGAGCGCACCTGCGCTGGCACTCAGGGGAGCGGCCCTTCGTCTGCAGCTGGATGTACTGTGGGAAGAGGTTCACACGCAGCGACGAACTGCAGAGACACAGAAGGACACATACAG gggAGAAGAAGTTTGTCTGCCCGGAATGTTCCAAGCGCTTCATGCGGAGCGACCACCTGGCCAAGCACATTAAAACTCACCAGAACAAGAAAGGAGTCATGAACTCTGTGAGCAACGCGGTGGTTGGCTCCATGGAGTCCGCGGGCTCGTCAGACAGCATCATCACGGCGGGCGGCACCACCCTCATCCTCACCAACATTCAGCAGGGCTCCAGTAACTCCCAAGACATCCTGGCCAATGCTGAAATCCCACTACAACTGGTCACTATAGCAGCCGGAGAAGTCCTAGAGATGGCCGAGTCACAGTGA
- the sp3a gene encoding transcription factor Sp3 isoform X9, which produces MAALDVDSSQSEFLQQDCGTGDQTTDLTSIQLTGNPDRWEVLTPTTTRKEEPGAVHIQSRGIVTSNGQYVLPLQNLQSQPIFVTSGSDTSANTVPNIQYIQTADGQQLSFSTSSEDGATLSQDATGQIQILPDGTQTISVTGAGDILTNNQNLISQTGHVQQIQGVSIGSSTFNNQGQVVTNVPMGLPGNITFVPISSVDLDSLGLSGAQTIATGVTSDGQLIMTSQPVDNSESLEKTGDQHSQTLSVNDSNANADMYVPTSSAQLPEAMDETGVLTQAPEQTDPSGLQGYIQQNQVQNIQVSSGQSIIQLQQVPVQTSDGQLVQAAGGQTMQNVQLINPGTFIIQAQTVTASGQIQWQTFQVQGVQNLQNLQLSTNPAQQITLAPLQTLSLGQGEAQQIPNLQTVTVNSLVQAGIQYQQAEDTNSPGDVQIKEEPDSEDWQLGSDSTLNTSDLSHLRVRLEDEEDQLGEGGKRLRRVACTCPNCKEAGGRGSNMGKKKQHICHIPGCGKVYGKTSHLRAHLRWHSGERPFVCSWMYCGKRFTRSDELQRHRRTHTGEKKFVCPECSKRFMRSDHLAKHIKTHQNKKGVMNSVSNAVVGSMESAGSSDSIITAGGTTLILTNIQQGSSNSQDILANAEIPLQLVTIAAGEVLEMAESQ; this is translated from the exons ATGGCTGCCTTGGACGTGGACAGCAGTCAAAGCGAGTTTCTGCAGCAAGACTGTGGCACAGGAGATCAG ACGACAGACCTAACATCCATCCAGTTAACAGGGAACCCAGATAGATGGGAGGTTTTGACCCCCACAACAACACGGAAGGAGGAACCTGGCGCGGTCCATATCCAGAGTCGGGGGATCGTGACATCAAACGGACAGTATGTTCTTCCTCTCCAGAACCTTCAGAGCCAACCGATCTTTGTGACATCAGGAAGCGACACCTCCGCCAACACAGTGCCTAACATTCAGTACATTCAGACAGCTGATGGACAGCAACTGAGCTTCTCCACCTCCAGTGAGGACGGGGCCACTCTGAGCCAAGATGCCACAGGGCAGATCCAGATCTTGCCTGACGGAACTCAGACTATAAGTGTGACTGGGGCCGGAGACATCCTTACTAATAACCAGAACCTCATATCACAGACTGGTCATGTCCAGCAGATCCAGGGTGTTTCTATCGGCAGCTCCACCTTTAACAACCAGGGTCAGGTTGTCACTAATGTGCCTATGGGGTTGCCAGGGAACATCACCTTTGTCCCCATTAGCAGTGTGGACTTGGACTCCCTGGGCCTCTCTGGTGCTCAGACTATAGCAACAGGGGTCACTTCTGATGGCCAGCTCATCATGACCAGTCAGCCTGTGGACAACTCTGAGAGTTTGGAGAAGACAGGTGACCAGCACTCGCAAACACTGTCTGTAAATGACTCAAATGCTAATGCAGACATGTATGTGCCAACGTCCTCCGCCCAGCTGCCTGAGGCCATGGATGAGACGGGTGTTCTAACCCAAGCCCCAGAGCAGACAGACCCCTCTGGTCTCCAGGGCTACATTCAGCAGAACCAGGTCCAGAACATCCAGGTGTCCTCAGGCCAGTCCATCATCCAGCTGCAACAGGTGCCAGTCCAGACCAGTGATGGTCAGCTGGTGCAGGCAGCAGGGGGACAGACCATGCAGAACGTTCAGCTCATCAACCCAGGGACCTTCATCATCCAGGCCCAGACCGTCACGGCCTCAGGGCAGATCCAGTGGCAGACCTTTCAGGTGCAGGGGGTCCAGAACCTCCAGAACCTCCAGCTGTCCACCAACCCAGCCCAGCAGATCACACTGGCCCCATTGCAAACCCTGTCTCTGGGCCAGGGAGAAGCGCAACAGATCCCCAACCTGCAGACTGTGACTGTCAACTCTTTGGTCCAGGCAGGCATTCAGTACCAGCAGGCAGAGGACACCAACAGCCCTGGAG ACGTCCAGATAAAGGAGGAGCCGGACTCCGAGGACTGGCAGCTGGGCAGTGACTCCACTCTGAACACCAGTGACCTTTCCCACCTGCGGGTCAGGCTAGAGGACGAGGAGGACCAACTCGGCGAGGGGGGCAAGCGGCTACGCAGGGTGGCCTGCACCTGCCCCAATTGCAAAGAGGCTGGGGGGAG AGGATCCAACATGGGAAAGAAGAAGCAACACATCTGTCACATTCCGGGCTGTGGGAAGGTGTACGGGAAGACATCCCACCTGCGAGCGCACCTGCGCTGGCACTCAGGGGAGCGGCCCTTCGTCTGCAGCTGGATGTACTGTGGGAAGAGGTTCACACGCAGCGACGAACTGCAGAGACACAGAAGGACACATACAG gggAGAAGAAGTTTGTCTGCCCGGAATGTTCCAAGCGCTTCATGCGGAGCGACCACCTGGCCAAGCACATTAAAACTCACCAGAACAAGAAAGGAGTCATGAACTCTGTGAGCAACGCGGTGGTTGGCTCCATGGAGTCCGCGGGCTCGTCAGACAGCATCATCACGGCGGGCGGCACCACCCTCATCCTCACCAACATTCAGCAGGGCTCCAGTAACTCCCAAGACATCCTGGCCAATGCTGAAATCCCACTACAACTGGTCACTATAGCAGCCGGAGAAGTCCTAGAGATGGCCGAGTCACAGTGA
- the sp3a gene encoding transcription factor Sp3 isoform X11: MTTDLTSIQLTGNPDRWEVLTPTTTRKEEPGAVHIQSRGIVTSNGQYVLPLQNLQSQPIFVTSGSDTSANTVPNIQYIQTADGQQLSFSTSSEDGATLSQDATGQIQILPDGTQTISVTGAGDILTNNQNLISQTGHVQQIQGVSIGSSTFNNQGQVVTNVPMGLPGNITFVPISSVDLDSLGLSGAQTIATGVTSDGQLIMTSQPVDNSESLEKTGDQHSQTLSVNDSNANADMYVPTSSAQLPEAMDETGVLTQAPEQTDPSGLQGYIQQNQVQNIQVSSGQSIIQLQQVPVQTSDGQLVQAAGGQTMQNVQLINPGTFIIQAQTVTASGQIQWQTFQVQGVQNLQNLQLSTNPAQQITLAPLQTLSLGQGEAQQIPNLQTVTVNSLVQAGIQYQQAEDTNSPGDVQIKEEPDSEDWQLGSDSTLNTSDLSHLRVRLEDEEDQLGEGGKRLRRVACTCPNCKEAGGRGSNMGKKKQHICHIPGCGKVYGKTSHLRAHLRWHSGERPFVCSWMYCGKRFTRSDELQRHRRTHTGEKKFVCPECSKRFMRSDHLAKHIKTHQNKKGVMNSVSNAVVGSMESAGSSDSIITAGGTTLILTNIQQGSSNSQDILANAEIPLQLVTIAAGEVLEMAESQ, encoded by the exons ATG ACGACAGACCTAACATCCATCCAGTTAACAGGGAACCCAGATAGATGGGAGGTTTTGACCCCCACAACAACACGGAAGGAGGAACCTGGCGCGGTCCATATCCAGAGTCGGGGGATCGTGACATCAAACGGACAGTATGTTCTTCCTCTCCAGAACCTTCAGAGCCAACCGATCTTTGTGACATCAGGAAGCGACACCTCCGCCAACACAGTGCCTAACATTCAGTACATTCAGACAGCTGATGGACAGCAACTGAGCTTCTCCACCTCCAGTGAGGACGGGGCCACTCTGAGCCAAGATGCCACAGGGCAGATCCAGATCTTGCCTGACGGAACTCAGACTATAAGTGTGACTGGGGCCGGAGACATCCTTACTAATAACCAGAACCTCATATCACAGACTGGTCATGTCCAGCAGATCCAGGGTGTTTCTATCGGCAGCTCCACCTTTAACAACCAGGGTCAGGTTGTCACTAATGTGCCTATGGGGTTGCCAGGGAACATCACCTTTGTCCCCATTAGCAGTGTGGACTTGGACTCCCTGGGCCTCTCTGGTGCTCAGACTATAGCAACAGGGGTCACTTCTGATGGCCAGCTCATCATGACCAGTCAGCCTGTGGACAACTCTGAGAGTTTGGAGAAGACAGGTGACCAGCACTCGCAAACACTGTCTGTAAATGACTCAAATGCTAATGCAGACATGTATGTGCCAACGTCCTCCGCCCAGCTGCCTGAGGCCATGGATGAGACGGGTGTTCTAACCCAAGCCCCAGAGCAGACAGACCCCTCTGGTCTCCAGGGCTACATTCAGCAGAACCAGGTCCAGAACATCCAGGTGTCCTCAGGCCAGTCCATCATCCAGCTGCAACAGGTGCCAGTCCAGACCAGTGATGGTCAGCTGGTGCAGGCAGCAGGGGGACAGACCATGCAGAACGTTCAGCTCATCAACCCAGGGACCTTCATCATCCAGGCCCAGACCGTCACGGCCTCAGGGCAGATCCAGTGGCAGACCTTTCAGGTGCAGGGGGTCCAGAACCTCCAGAACCTCCAGCTGTCCACCAACCCAGCCCAGCAGATCACACTGGCCCCATTGCAAACCCTGTCTCTGGGCCAGGGAGAAGCGCAACAGATCCCCAACCTGCAGACTGTGACTGTCAACTCTTTGGTCCAGGCAGGCATTCAGTACCAGCAGGCAGAGGACACCAACAGCCCTGGAG ACGTCCAGATAAAGGAGGAGCCGGACTCCGAGGACTGGCAGCTGGGCAGTGACTCCACTCTGAACACCAGTGACCTTTCCCACCTGCGGGTCAGGCTAGAGGACGAGGAGGACCAACTCGGCGAGGGGGGCAAGCGGCTACGCAGGGTGGCCTGCACCTGCCCCAATTGCAAAGAGGCTGGGGGGAG AGGATCCAACATGGGAAAGAAGAAGCAACACATCTGTCACATTCCGGGCTGTGGGAAGGTGTACGGGAAGACATCCCACCTGCGAGCGCACCTGCGCTGGCACTCAGGGGAGCGGCCCTTCGTCTGCAGCTGGATGTACTGTGGGAAGAGGTTCACACGCAGCGACGAACTGCAGAGACACAGAAGGACACATACAG gggAGAAGAAGTTTGTCTGCCCGGAATGTTCCAAGCGCTTCATGCGGAGCGACCACCTGGCCAAGCACATTAAAACTCACCAGAACAAGAAAGGAGTCATGAACTCTGTGAGCAACGCGGTGGTTGGCTCCATGGAGTCCGCGGGCTCGTCAGACAGCATCATCACGGCGGGCGGCACCACCCTCATCCTCACCAACATTCAGCAGGGCTCCAGTAACTCCCAAGACATCCTGGCCAATGCTGAAATCCCACTACAACTGGTCACTATAGCAGCCGGAGAAGTCCTAGAGATGGCCGAGTCACAGTGA
- the sp3a gene encoding transcription factor Sp3 isoform X8 → MTAPEQPVKQEEMAALDVDSSQSEFLQQDCGTGDQLTGNPDRWEVLTPTTTRKEEPGAVHIQSRGIVTSNGQYVLPLQNLQSQPIFVTSGSDTSANTVPNIQYIQTADGQQLSFSTSSEDGATLSQDATGQIQILPDGTQTISVTGAGDILTNNQNLISQTGHVQQIQGVSIGSSTFNNQGQVVTNVPMGLPGNITFVPISSVDLDSLGLSGAQTIATGVTSDGQLIMTSQPVDNSESLEKTGDQHSQTLSVNDSNANADMYVPTSSAQLPEAMDETGVLTQAPEQTDPSGLQGYIQQNQVQNIQVSSGQSIIQLQQVPVQTSDGQLVQAAGGQTMQNVQLINPGTFIIQAQTVTASGQIQWQTFQVQGVQNLQNLQLSTNPAQQITLAPLQTLSLGQGEAQQIPNLQTVTVNSLVQAGIQYQQAEDTNSPGDVQIKEEPDSEDWQLGSDSTLNTSDLSHLRVRLEDEEDQLGEGGKRLRRVACTCPNCKEAGGRGSNMGKKKQHICHIPGCGKVYGKTSHLRAHLRWHSGERPFVCSWMYCGKRFTRSDELQRHRRTHTGEKKFVCPECSKRFMRSDHLAKHIKTHQNKKGVMNSVSNAVVGSMESAGSSDSIITAGGTTLILTNIQQGSSNSQDILANAEIPLQLVTIAAGEVLEMAESQ, encoded by the exons ATGACTG CCCCAGAACAGCCAGTGAAACAAGAGGAAATGGCTGCCTTGGACGTGGACAGCAGTCAAAGCGAGTTTCTGCAGCAAGACTGTGGCACAGGAGATCAG TTAACAGGGAACCCAGATAGATGGGAGGTTTTGACCCCCACAACAACACGGAAGGAGGAACCTGGCGCGGTCCATATCCAGAGTCGGGGGATCGTGACATCAAACGGACAGTATGTTCTTCCTCTCCAGAACCTTCAGAGCCAACCGATCTTTGTGACATCAGGAAGCGACACCTCCGCCAACACAGTGCCTAACATTCAGTACATTCAGACAGCTGATGGACAGCAACTGAGCTTCTCCACCTCCAGTGAGGACGGGGCCACTCTGAGCCAAGATGCCACAGGGCAGATCCAGATCTTGCCTGACGGAACTCAGACTATAAGTGTGACTGGGGCCGGAGACATCCTTACTAATAACCAGAACCTCATATCACAGACTGGTCATGTCCAGCAGATCCAGGGTGTTTCTATCGGCAGCTCCACCTTTAACAACCAGGGTCAGGTTGTCACTAATGTGCCTATGGGGTTGCCAGGGAACATCACCTTTGTCCCCATTAGCAGTGTGGACTTGGACTCCCTGGGCCTCTCTGGTGCTCAGACTATAGCAACAGGGGTCACTTCTGATGGCCAGCTCATCATGACCAGTCAGCCTGTGGACAACTCTGAGAGTTTGGAGAAGACAGGTGACCAGCACTCGCAAACACTGTCTGTAAATGACTCAAATGCTAATGCAGACATGTATGTGCCAACGTCCTCCGCCCAGCTGCCTGAGGCCATGGATGAGACGGGTGTTCTAACCCAAGCCCCAGAGCAGACAGACCCCTCTGGTCTCCAGGGCTACATTCAGCAGAACCAGGTCCAGAACATCCAGGTGTCCTCAGGCCAGTCCATCATCCAGCTGCAACAGGTGCCAGTCCAGACCAGTGATGGTCAGCTGGTGCAGGCAGCAGGGGGACAGACCATGCAGAACGTTCAGCTCATCAACCCAGGGACCTTCATCATCCAGGCCCAGACCGTCACGGCCTCAGGGCAGATCCAGTGGCAGACCTTTCAGGTGCAGGGGGTCCAGAACCTCCAGAACCTCCAGCTGTCCACCAACCCAGCCCAGCAGATCACACTGGCCCCATTGCAAACCCTGTCTCTGGGCCAGGGAGAAGCGCAACAGATCCCCAACCTGCAGACTGTGACTGTCAACTCTTTGGTCCAGGCAGGCATTCAGTACCAGCAGGCAGAGGACACCAACAGCCCTGGAG ACGTCCAGATAAAGGAGGAGCCGGACTCCGAGGACTGGCAGCTGGGCAGTGACTCCACTCTGAACACCAGTGACCTTTCCCACCTGCGGGTCAGGCTAGAGGACGAGGAGGACCAACTCGGCGAGGGGGGCAAGCGGCTACGCAGGGTGGCCTGCACCTGCCCCAATTGCAAAGAGGCTGGGGGGAG AGGATCCAACATGGGAAAGAAGAAGCAACACATCTGTCACATTCCGGGCTGTGGGAAGGTGTACGGGAAGACATCCCACCTGCGAGCGCACCTGCGCTGGCACTCAGGGGAGCGGCCCTTCGTCTGCAGCTGGATGTACTGTGGGAAGAGGTTCACACGCAGCGACGAACTGCAGAGACACAGAAGGACACATACAG gggAGAAGAAGTTTGTCTGCCCGGAATGTTCCAAGCGCTTCATGCGGAGCGACCACCTGGCCAAGCACATTAAAACTCACCAGAACAAGAAAGGAGTCATGAACTCTGTGAGCAACGCGGTGGTTGGCTCCATGGAGTCCGCGGGCTCGTCAGACAGCATCATCACGGCGGGCGGCACCACCCTCATCCTCACCAACATTCAGCAGGGCTCCAGTAACTCCCAAGACATCCTGGCCAATGCTGAAATCCCACTACAACTGGTCACTATAGCAGCCGGAGAAGTCCTAGAGATGGCCGAGTCACAGTGA
- the sp3a gene encoding transcription factor Sp3 isoform X2: MTAPEQPVKQEEMAALDVDSSQSEFLQQDCGTGDQSSSLALLAATCSKIESASSDGGNGAAAAVTTDLTSIQLTGNPDRWEVLTPTTTRKEEPGAVHIQSRGIVTSNGQYVLPLQNLQSQPIFVTSGSDTSANTVPNIQYIQTADGQQLSFSTSSEDGATLSQDATGQIQILPDGTQTISVTGAGDILTNNQNLISQTGHVQQIQGVSIGSSTFNNQGQVVTNVPMGLPGNITFVPISSVDLDSLGLSGAQTIATGVTSDGQLIMTSQPVDNSESLEKTGDQHSQTLSVNDSNANADMYVPTSSAQLPEAMDETGVLTQAPEQTDPSGLQGYIQQNQVQNIQVSSGQSIIQLQQVPVQTSDGQLVQAAGGQTMQNVQLINPGTFIIQAQTVTASGQIQWQTFQVQGVQNLQNLQLSTNPAQQITLAPLQTLSLGQGEAQQIPNLQTVTVNSLVQAGIQYQQAEDTNSPGDVQIKEEPDSEDWQLGSDSTLNTSDLSHLRVRLEDEEDQLGEGGKRLRRVACTCPNCKEAGGRGSNMGKKKQHICHIPGCGKVYGKTSHLRAHLRWHSGERPFVCSWMYCGKRFTRSDELQRHRRTHTGEKKFVCPECSKRFMRSDHLAKHIKTHQNKKGVMNSVSNAVVGSMESAGSSDSIITAGGTTLILTNIQQGSSNSQDILANAEIPLQLVTIAAGEVLEMAESQ; encoded by the exons ATGACTG CCCCAGAACAGCCAGTGAAACAAGAGGAAATGGCTGCCTTGGACGTGGACAGCAGTCAAAGCGAGTTTCTGCAGCAAGACTGTGGCACAGGAGATCAG TCGTCATCGCTCGCTCTGCTGGCAGCTACCTGCAGCAAGATCGAGTCGGCATCATCAGATGGGGGTAACGGTGCTGCCGCTGCAGTG ACGACAGACCTAACATCCATCCAGTTAACAGGGAACCCAGATAGATGGGAGGTTTTGACCCCCACAACAACACGGAAGGAGGAACCTGGCGCGGTCCATATCCAGAGTCGGGGGATCGTGACATCAAACGGACAGTATGTTCTTCCTCTCCAGAACCTTCAGAGCCAACCGATCTTTGTGACATCAGGAAGCGACACCTCCGCCAACACAGTGCCTAACATTCAGTACATTCAGACAGCTGATGGACAGCAACTGAGCTTCTCCACCTCCAGTGAGGACGGGGCCACTCTGAGCCAAGATGCCACAGGGCAGATCCAGATCTTGCCTGACGGAACTCAGACTATAAGTGTGACTGGGGCCGGAGACATCCTTACTAATAACCAGAACCTCATATCACAGACTGGTCATGTCCAGCAGATCCAGGGTGTTTCTATCGGCAGCTCCACCTTTAACAACCAGGGTCAGGTTGTCACTAATGTGCCTATGGGGTTGCCAGGGAACATCACCTTTGTCCCCATTAGCAGTGTGGACTTGGACTCCCTGGGCCTCTCTGGTGCTCAGACTATAGCAACAGGGGTCACTTCTGATGGCCAGCTCATCATGACCAGTCAGCCTGTGGACAACTCTGAGAGTTTGGAGAAGACAGGTGACCAGCACTCGCAAACACTGTCTGTAAATGACTCAAATGCTAATGCAGACATGTATGTGCCAACGTCCTCCGCCCAGCTGCCTGAGGCCATGGATGAGACGGGTGTTCTAACCCAAGCCCCAGAGCAGACAGACCCCTCTGGTCTCCAGGGCTACATTCAGCAGAACCAGGTCCAGAACATCCAGGTGTCCTCAGGCCAGTCCATCATCCAGCTGCAACAGGTGCCAGTCCAGACCAGTGATGGTCAGCTGGTGCAGGCAGCAGGGGGACAGACCATGCAGAACGTTCAGCTCATCAACCCAGGGACCTTCATCATCCAGGCCCAGACCGTCACGGCCTCAGGGCAGATCCAGTGGCAGACCTTTCAGGTGCAGGGGGTCCAGAACCTCCAGAACCTCCAGCTGTCCACCAACCCAGCCCAGCAGATCACACTGGCCCCATTGCAAACCCTGTCTCTGGGCCAGGGAGAAGCGCAACAGATCCCCAACCTGCAGACTGTGACTGTCAACTCTTTGGTCCAGGCAGGCATTCAGTACCAGCAGGCAGAGGACACCAACAGCCCTGGAG ACGTCCAGATAAAGGAGGAGCCGGACTCCGAGGACTGGCAGCTGGGCAGTGACTCCACTCTGAACACCAGTGACCTTTCCCACCTGCGGGTCAGGCTAGAGGACGAGGAGGACCAACTCGGCGAGGGGGGCAAGCGGCTACGCAGGGTGGCCTGCACCTGCCCCAATTGCAAAGAGGCTGGGGGGAG AGGATCCAACATGGGAAAGAAGAAGCAACACATCTGTCACATTCCGGGCTGTGGGAAGGTGTACGGGAAGACATCCCACCTGCGAGCGCACCTGCGCTGGCACTCAGGGGAGCGGCCCTTCGTCTGCAGCTGGATGTACTGTGGGAAGAGGTTCACACGCAGCGACGAACTGCAGAGACACAGAAGGACACATACAG gggAGAAGAAGTTTGTCTGCCCGGAATGTTCCAAGCGCTTCATGCGGAGCGACCACCTGGCCAAGCACATTAAAACTCACCAGAACAAGAAAGGAGTCATGAACTCTGTGAGCAACGCGGTGGTTGGCTCCATGGAGTCCGCGGGCTCGTCAGACAGCATCATCACGGCGGGCGGCACCACCCTCATCCTCACCAACATTCAGCAGGGCTCCAGTAACTCCCAAGACATCCTGGCCAATGCTGAAATCCCACTACAACTGGTCACTATAGCAGCCGGAGAAGTCCTAGAGATGGCCGAGTCACAGTGA